In Chlorobiota bacterium, the sequence CGCCGCTTCCCCGTTCTGTTGGCGGCGTTCTTTTTTTTTGGGGGGGGATCGGTGCCATTTCTGCGTCCCCCTGTTGCCCACGATTCAATGATGCCTGCTCCTTTCGATTGCAGCTGTTGAAGATACCCATGACCATCCGCCATTGCGCCCTGATTGTTGCGCTGCTGCTGTTCAGCAGAAGCGGGGGCATGGCCCAAACCCCAGGCACGCCGCCGCGCAGCCCGGTTGCCAGCGCAGTTCGCCCTGTTGTTGTTGCGATTGAGTTCGTTGGCAATGCCTCGATCACCCCCGCCGAGCTGCTGTACAACATGGAATCCAAGCCCACCAGCAACTCCAGCCTGCAGCGGTTTTTCGACGCTTATGCAAAGTTGATGAAGGCCAACCGCCGGTTTGCCCCTCGGTATCGGGTGATGCTGGAGCAGTTGGTGGATAGCTTGCGCGGGAACATCCGCTACTACAACTCCGCCCGTGCGGCATCGGACACCGCCGTAATCTTGCGGGTCTATCAGAATCGCGGATTCCACGATGCCCGCGTCACATGGGGAATCCGAACCGATAGCGGCAACACCAAAGTGGCGATTCGATACCTGATTGATGAAGGGAAACGCTACGCTATCCAGGGGGTTGGGTGGCTTGGAATGAACCTGGACACGCTTCCCAGCGAGGTGCGCCAGCAGCTGCTTGATCGGCAGTTTGCTAAAGATGGCGAGCCGTTTGCCGTCGAGCTTGTCAATGCCGAGCGCGACCGCGCTGTCCGTATCCTTCGCGATCATGGCTTCCCGTTTGCGCTGGGCCAGGGGGTGACGGTTATCACCCGCCGCGACACCGCTGCCGGGCGTTTTACCGACTCGCTGCTGCTGCAAGTCTATTGCGGACGGCGATACCGTTTTGGAACCACCAGCCACCGCTCCGACTCCTCGCACGATGGGACACCCGTGGATCGCAGCCTGGTGCTGGGGCAAGTGGAGTATAAACCGGGGGACTGGTACAGCGACCGTGCCCTGGAACAAACCCGAGCCAACCTGAACGCGCTTGGCGTGTTCGACCGCGTCCGCATTGACCGCGTTACCCACGGCGACAGCTCCGACTTGGTAGATATCACCTTTGCCACCCAGCTCCGCCCACAATGGAACACCGAGGGCGCGGTGGAGGTGGCTGCTGAAAAACGGGTGCAAGGTTGGCGGATATTGCTGGGTCTTAGCGGAAGCCTTGCCAAAACTAACTGGCTGGGTCGCGCCGAACGCTTCTCGCTGGGAGGGCGCGTTGCGTGGCGGCCCGCCGAAGGGGGGAGATTAGAGTGGGAAGGGAATTTGGGGGGGCATATCCCATCGTTCGGCTCCTCCCGAATCGGGCTTTCCGCCTCGGTTAGCTACAGCGATCTTGTGGAAGCAAAATGGGTGGACCGCAACGACGTTGAAGGGGTGCTTCGCGACCGCCGTGTGCGCGTGGTGGGCGAGGCGGTGTATCGCTTCCCTGTGTATACTTTTTTCAGCAACGCCCAGTTCTTCCTGAACTTTCAGTACAACCAATACTCCGGCGTGGGCGGCTATATCAGCGATGCCACCGTCAACAAAACCGGGGCGGGGCTGGTGAACTACGATTGTGCGTTCGAGGTTCTGGAACCGGACCGGCTGGAGCAACTGTATGGGGCCATCGAGAACGCCATGCGAAGCTCCATCTATCGCCTTCAGGTGTTGCAGGGGGACGACATCAACCTGCTGGTGGGGCGCGACACCGTTGCACGCCAGCAATTCAACGACTTAAAGCGCACGTATATCGGCGGCGTAACGCTGCTGCACGACACCCGGAACAACTTCTTCCAGCCCAACAGTGGCGATTTTTTGAACACACGGCTTGAGCTTGGCCTGACCGGAGCGTTCAACGGCGGGTTCGGAAAACTAGAGTTCGATTACCGCTACCACACCCCCTCCGGCTTCCGCTCCAGCTGGGCGTTCCGGGGTCATGCGGGGTGGATTGTGCAGTTCGGTGAGTTCCCGCTGACTCCTGTCAACAGCCGATTTACCGCTGGCGGGGCCAACAGCATCCGGGGCTGGGGGGTGCGGGACCTTCTGGTGACGGCTCCGGCCCAGCTGGCCAGCTTCCTTGATAGCATTGTTGGGGAGTGCGCGGTCCCGATTTTACGGGAGATTGACCAGGAAAGCCGCAGGCTTCAGGGGGGATTGGGGGTGATTGAACTCAGTGCCGAGTACCGCAGCTGGCTGTTCGATCTGCCAACATCCTCCACGCTGAACCAGCAGCTGAACCAGCTTCAGTTCATGGGGTATTTGGATATTGGGAACGCCTACTTTCGGGATTACACCACCGATAGCTCACTGGTAAATTTGGGGAGCATCGTGGAAAATTTGGCGGGGTCGGTGGGTATGGGGCTTGGGTACTCCACCCCATTTGGCCCGATTCGGGTGGGGTTCGGCTACAAATTCTACGACCCCGTGGACCGCATCGGCCCAACCCGCTGGTTCTGGAACCGCCCGCTAACCCTGGGCGATGTTTCCTGGCATCTTGCAATTGGCCATGCGTTCTAACCAGCCATTCCACGATTGGGGGAACCTGAGCGCAACCACTCTCCATTCTCCATTGTTGCTAACCTAACCATAGTTCAAAGCCATGCCAACATACGACTACCAATGCGCTACGTGCGGCAAGCGATTCGAGTACTTTCAGTCCATCACCTCCAGCCCGCTAACCCGTTGCACCGCCGAAACCTGCGTTCGCGACGACGGCGGGGCAAAAGGGGAGGGTGAGCTTCGCCGATTGGTGAGCGGCGGGGCGGGGCTGGTGTTCAAGGGGGAAGGATTCTACCTGACCGATTACGCCCGCAAAGAGCAGAAAGGTGGGGGGAAAAGTGAGGCAGGAAAAGGGGAGTCGGGCGGAAGCACGGGGAAAGGGGGAAGCGGCGGAACATCGGCAGCAGCATCGGGAACTTCCGCTGCGGAGTAGCCAGCAGCAGCATCGTTCTGCCCTGCATCATCGGCCCACATTCAGGGGTGATGCAGGGCAGATATTTTCTTCCCCGCTTACATTTCGCGAAAGAATACCCCCTGTTTTTGGCCCTCCCACGTTTGGAATCGGCATTGGGGGGAGCCTATATTTGCAGGCTCTGAAACCAACAGTTCTGCGAAACGCACAGGTCGCGCCCAGCAAACTCTCTGCTCACATCATTGCGGAGAAAGTGGCGGGGACTCCACGGAAACATCAGGACTTCGGGCGACAGTTCGGGCACAATGCCCGGCGGGTGTTCCCAACCGGGGGCCTTCTTGAAGCCAGTTTCCGCATCGTGAGCCTTTGCACAAGGCAGCGCACAACAAACTCGACACACCGCACCGTCGGGGCGCCCAGCATCTGGAGCGCACGTGCCAGCCGGATGTAGAACCGAATTACTGGGATTTCACAACAACCGAACACGTTATCCAGCACCATGCTGCACAGCAATGGGGGGAATCCCCAGCAGCACCGGTGCCGATAGATTGTCTTTTGTCAACGCTTCAGAAGAAGGGAGCAGATAAGAATCGTGGCAGCACAAGTTATCCGAATCAAACTGAAGTCATACGATCACAACCTGATCGACAAATCGGCGGAGAAGATCATCCGCACGGTCAAGCAGACCGGTGCGATCGTCTCCGGGCCGGTTCCGCTTCCAACCGAACGCACGGTGTATACCGTGAACCGTTCGCCGCACGTTGACAAAAAATCGCGCGAGCAATTCGAGCACCGCTCCCACAAGCGGCTGATTGACATCCTGAATTCAACGCCCAAAACCGTTGATTCGTTGATGCGGCTGGAACTTCCGGCTGGCGTTGATGTGGAAATCAAGGTGGATGCCTAATCCACCGCTTGGCAATCGCACGCGACACTGAATTTTCTTGACAGAAACGAGATTTTCCCTTACGCAACCATGTCCACGCTCATCGGAAGAAAAATTGGCATGACGGGAATGTTCAACGAACAAGGGGTGTACGTCCCTTGCACGTTGATCGAGACCGGCCCCTGCACCGTTGTGCAGGTGAAAACAGATGACTCCGACGGCTACGCCGCCCTTCAACTGGGGTACGGCAGCGGTAAAGATAGAAACGTCAACAAGGCATTGGGGGGGCATCTGGCCAAAGCAGGGGTGGGAACACCGAAACTGCTTCGCGAAGTCCGCACCTTCGAAGCCGCCAACTACAAAGTGGGCGATGTTATCAGCGTGGGCGATGTCTTTGCCGTTGGCGATACAGTGAAAGTGGTTGCCACCAGTAAGGGGCGCGGATTTCAGGGCGTTATGAAACGCCACCACTTCGGCGGCGTTGGAATGCAGACCCACGGACAGTCGGACCGCCAGCGTGCACCAGGCTCGATTGGCGGATCAAGCTACCCATCACGCGTGTTCCCCGGGACCCGGATGGCTGGCCGAATGGGGGGGAAGCAAACCACAGTCCGCAACCTTCAGATTGTTGGGGTTCTGCCGGAAAAGAACGTGCTGATCGTGAAAGGCTCGATCCCCGGCGCACCAAACAGCATCGTGGAAGTTGTACGGATGCCCAAAGCCTAATCGCGGGTATCAATCACACTCGCTTTTTTTAATCCAGACCCGCACGCGCGACCAACGACGCAGGATTTTTCGATCAAGAGAGACTAACGATGAATCTCAACGTTCTCAAAATAGACGGCTCTTCGGCTGGCAGCATCGAGCTGCCGGATGAAGTCTTCGGTATCGAGCCGAACGTTGCCGTCATGCACCAAGCCGTCAAGATGTACCTGGCCAACCAACGCCAGGGAACCCACAAGACGAAGACGCGCGCGGAAGTCCGTGGCGGTGGCCGTAAGCCGTGGAAGCAAAAAGGACGCGGAACCGCCCGCGCCGGCTCGACACGGACCGGTGTTTGGGTTGGCGGTGGCAATATCCATGGCCCAATCCCCCGCGATTACTCGCAGGCAATGCCCAAAAAAATGCGCCAGCTTGCGCGCCGCTCGGCCCTTTCGCTGAAAGCGCAATCGAACGAATTAGTTGTGGTGGAGGATTTGGGATTCGGCGAGATTAAAACCAAGCCGTTTGCCCAGATGCTGAAGGCAATCAATGCAAGTGGCCGCAAAGCCGTGGTGTTGGTGGGTTCGCCAAACGAGAATGTTCTCCGTTCGGCCCGGAACATCGCCCGCTGCCAGGTGCTGCAAGCAACCGACGCTTCCACCTACGACCTGCTGAACAACCAGGTGCTGGTGCTGGAACGTAGCTCGGTGGCGGCACTGATGAGCCAACTTGGCAACAATGGCGCAGCACGCGCAACCGAGGAGGGCCAAGCATGAGACAGATTTTGAAGCGGCCAATTCTCACCGAGAAAAGCACCTCGCTGAGCAACAACGCCCAATATGTTTTTGAGGTTGATGTAAACGCAAACAAGATTGAAATCCGCAAAGCGGTGGAAAACCGCTATCGGGTGGATGTCACCAGCGTCCGTACCATCACCGTTCGCCCGCAAGCCCGCGTCCAGATGACCCGCCGAGGCTGGATCCAGGGCAAGACCAAATGGCGCAAAAAAGCCATTGTATCATTGAAGCAGGGACAGACAATAGATATTGTTGGCGATCTGCCGACCGAGGAATAACGCTCCATGGGTATCCGTCTTAGCAAACCGATCACCAGTTCACGTCGCTTCTACTCGACGCCGACGTTCGACGAGATAACATCAACGACTCCGGAAAAGTCGCTGCTTGCTCCGCTGAAAAAAAGCGGCGGGCGGAACAACACCGGGCGCGTTACTTCGCGCCACCGTGGCGGTGGGCACAAGCGAATGTACCGCATCATTGACTTCAAGCGGAATAAAATCGGGATTGAAGCAACCGTTGTAACTGTTGAGTACGATCCAAACCGCTCGGCTCGCATCTGCCTGCTGGAGTATTCCGACGGCGAAAAACGCTACATCCTTGCTCCGAACGGAGTGAAAGTTGGCGATAAGTTAATGGCCGGCCCCGATGCCGAAATCCGCGACGGAAACGCAGTCCCGATTGGGCGCGTGCCACTTGGTTCGTTCATCCACAACATCGAGCTGAAGCCCGGCAAAGGTGGCCAGCTTGGCCGCTCGGCAGGAACCGCAGCCCAGTTGGTTGCTCGCGAAGGGAAATTCAGCACGCTTCGGCTTCCTTCCGGGGAAATGCGTTTGGTCCGCAACGACTGCTACGCAACACTGGGTGTGGTGGGGAACTCGGAGCACGAGAACATCAGCTACGGGAAAGCAGGCCGCATGCGTTGGTTCGGCATCCGCCCGCAAACGCGCGGAATGGCCATGAACCCGATTGACCACCCGAACGGTGGTGGCGAAGGCCGCTCGAAATCGGGTGGTGGCCGCCAGCATCCCGAGTCGCCGTGGGGTAAGTATGCCAAGGGCTTGAAGACCCGCAAGAAGAAAAAGGCGAGCAACCAGTACATCGTCCGCCGCAGAACGAAGTAATCTCTGAACCAGTAATTACCGAATCATCAA encodes:
- a CDS encoding BamA/TamA family outer membrane protein gives rise to the protein MTIRHCALIVALLLFSRSGGMAQTPGTPPRSPVASAVRPVVVAIEFVGNASITPAELLYNMESKPTSNSSLQRFFDAYAKLMKANRRFAPRYRVMLEQLVDSLRGNIRYYNSARAASDTAVILRVYQNRGFHDARVTWGIRTDSGNTKVAIRYLIDEGKRYAIQGVGWLGMNLDTLPSEVRQQLLDRQFAKDGEPFAVELVNAERDRAVRILRDHGFPFALGQGVTVITRRDTAAGRFTDSLLLQVYCGRRYRFGTTSHRSDSSHDGTPVDRSLVLGQVEYKPGDWYSDRALEQTRANLNALGVFDRVRIDRVTHGDSSDLVDITFATQLRPQWNTEGAVEVAAEKRVQGWRILLGLSGSLAKTNWLGRAERFSLGGRVAWRPAEGGRLEWEGNLGGHIPSFGSSRIGLSASVSYSDLVEAKWVDRNDVEGVLRDRRVRVVGEAVYRFPVYTFFSNAQFFLNFQYNQYSGVGGYISDATVNKTGAGLVNYDCAFEVLEPDRLEQLYGAIENAMRSSIYRLQVLQGDDINLLVGRDTVARQQFNDLKRTYIGGVTLLHDTRNNFFQPNSGDFLNTRLELGLTGAFNGGFGKLEFDYRYHTPSGFRSSWAFRGHAGWIVQFGEFPLTPVNSRFTAGGANSIRGWGVRDLLVTAPAQLASFLDSIVGECAVPILREIDQESRRLQGGLGVIELSAEYRSWLFDLPTSSTLNQQLNQLQFMGYLDIGNAYFRDYTTDSSLVNLGSIVENLAGSVGMGLGYSTPFGPIRVGFGYKFYDPVDRIGPTRWFWNRPLTLGDVSWHLAIGHAF
- a CDS encoding zinc ribbon domain-containing protein, which gives rise to MPTYDYQCATCGKRFEYFQSITSSPLTRCTAETCVRDDGGAKGEGELRRLVSGGAGLVFKGEGFYLTDYARKEQKGGGKSEAGKGESGGSTGKGGSGGTSAAASGTSAAE
- the rpsJ gene encoding 30S ribosomal protein S10: MAAQVIRIKLKSYDHNLIDKSAEKIIRTVKQTGAIVSGPVPLPTERTVYTVNRSPHVDKKSREQFEHRSHKRLIDILNSTPKTVDSLMRLELPAGVDVEIKVDA
- the rplC gene encoding 50S ribosomal protein L3 is translated as MSTLIGRKIGMTGMFNEQGVYVPCTLIETGPCTVVQVKTDDSDGYAALQLGYGSGKDRNVNKALGGHLAKAGVGTPKLLREVRTFEAANYKVGDVISVGDVFAVGDTVKVVATSKGRGFQGVMKRHHFGGVGMQTHGQSDRQRAPGSIGGSSYPSRVFPGTRMAGRMGGKQTTVRNLQIVGVLPEKNVLIVKGSIPGAPNSIVEVVRMPKA
- the rplD gene encoding 50S ribosomal protein L4; its protein translation is MNLNVLKIDGSSAGSIELPDEVFGIEPNVAVMHQAVKMYLANQRQGTHKTKTRAEVRGGGRKPWKQKGRGTARAGSTRTGVWVGGGNIHGPIPRDYSQAMPKKMRQLARRSALSLKAQSNELVVVEDLGFGEIKTKPFAQMLKAINASGRKAVVLVGSPNENVLRSARNIARCQVLQATDASTYDLLNNQVLVLERSSVAALMSQLGNNGAARATEEGQA
- the rplW gene encoding 50S ribosomal protein L23 — protein: MRQILKRPILTEKSTSLSNNAQYVFEVDVNANKIEIRKAVENRYRVDVTSVRTITVRPQARVQMTRRGWIQGKTKWRKKAIVSLKQGQTIDIVGDLPTEE
- the rplB gene encoding 50S ribosomal protein L2, producing the protein MGIRLSKPITSSRRFYSTPTFDEITSTTPEKSLLAPLKKSGGRNNTGRVTSRHRGGGHKRMYRIIDFKRNKIGIEATVVTVEYDPNRSARICLLEYSDGEKRYILAPNGVKVGDKLMAGPDAEIRDGNAVPIGRVPLGSFIHNIELKPGKGGQLGRSAGTAAQLVAREGKFSTLRLPSGEMRLVRNDCYATLGVVGNSEHENISYGKAGRMRWFGIRPQTRGMAMNPIDHPNGGGEGRSKSGGGRQHPESPWGKYAKGLKTRKKKKASNQYIVRRRTK